A genomic stretch from Aedes albopictus strain Foshan chromosome 2, AalbF5, whole genome shotgun sequence includes:
- the LOC109401435 gene encoding cilia- and flagella-associated protein 251 isoform X2: protein MGEIVPYTEKTESFEDLQHRCQPFKLEWIFGFNPRIPVVNLTSSREVKEMVMASGNSMIFYKFENQVESIQTLVGHKGSINTITVDGSGRFVASSDSTYCINIWDREAVPDGPPVAIRTIYEPLKANEINTVGLSHDARYLIAACSGSQQQLLLIWQWTVGNDSPDDCISLPPRLGKTKNIRFCTDLGRKNHFVVTMENAVIFGYFDSKNQKLHIEVPKKHGFQDYNDSTFVDDTSRAVSVTAAGMAIIWSDDKKVFTPIKKQFLKYLHLKYASINVIKCCDQKLVTGDDDGEIRFYDIHMRILYWFKQEDPEPIRTISFNILSRKYVLDNGQEHSPEDTDEEVLSYDALPRDVSLEGNPVIIRNFVMATKTGHLFDVDIVQNKIQELYYSSGSIITSFDVHPVDSQLCSCDGNGKMTLYNLEDKQAIMSLSVPIQRTRRGRITVLSYSPCGTYLLGGAENGYIWVINPATMIISSDSPLQNTVEKINFLSFSPDSKYFVFVDDEGCIGLLHREYECWKLIGRCLSHKVVDILFISNEKFLTIGDDRHLVQYKIDANETVGTDRLMIDERFKIEQSAHSTAFLLLPSDQLLVANDQFKFKIFNLNSSFGILHTFLAPFHDGPIRKLSLLPGDHFFTFMTDKNIYIHQLPIDGNPFKYLGTFSHPKKLRAMHNMRDHFVFCYGEGDHGISMWRINAIPLIENQKFCGSGLDPYCSLLPGGKSGCYVKEMLSLFFYNQISPKHNEEDTDISEDNLTKEIEQMGTLFLTFEEVVKLFLSHRTLANPDCEEIRAAITLATKGVFDPVDLQLFNEQLAVLGEKMDPKAMEFYCRALFPEYTPDTEADKFLVPLDELVEKLC from the exons ATGGGTGAAATAGTGCCTTACACTGAAAAGACCGAATCTTTCGAAGATCTCCAGCATCGATGCCAACCATTT AAACTGGAATGGATCTTCGGATTCAACCCAAGAATTCCCGTGGTCAACCTGACGAGTAGCCGCGAGGTCAAAGAGATGGTCATGGCTTCAGGGAATTCTATGATTTTCTACAAATTTGAGAATCAAGTGGAGTCTATTCAAACCTTGGTTGGTCAT AAAGGCTCTATCAATACGATAACCGTTGATGGCAGTGGTCGCTTCGTTGCATCATCAGACAGCACCTACTGTATCAATATTTGGGATCGAGAAGCAGTTCCGGACGGACCACCCGTTGCCATTCGGACCATTTATGAACCATTGAAAGCGAACGAGATCAATACGGTGGGACTGAGTCACGATGCGAGATACCTGATTGCGGCTTGCAGTGGATCTCAGCAGCAACTTCTGTTGATATGGCAGTGGACCGTCGGTAACGACAGTCCTGATG ACTGTATTTCTTTGCCACCACGACTGGGTAAAACGAAAAACATTAGATTTTGCACAGATCTTGGAAGAAAAAATCATTTCGTAGTCACTATGGAAAACGCTGTTATCTTTGGATATTTTGACTCGAAAAATCAAAAGCTTCACATAGAGGTGCCAAAAAAGCATGGATTTCAGGATTACAATGATTCAACTTTCGTCGATGACACCTCCAGGGCTGTATCGGTCACGGCCGCTGGTATGGCTATTATCTGGAGTGATGACAAAAAAGTATTTACTCCCATAAAGAAGCAGTTCCTGAAGTATCTCCATCTGAAATACGCATCGATCAATGTGATAAAGTGTTGTGATCAAAAGCTAGTGACCGGTGATGACGATGGAGAGATTAGGTTCTATGACATCCACATGAGGATTCTTTATTGGTTCAAACAGGAAGATCCGGAGCCAATTCGAACAATTTCGTTCAACATCTTGTCGAGAAAGTACGTTTTGGACAACGGGCAAGAGCATTCGCCAG AGGACACCGACGAGGAAGTGCTATCCTACGATGCATTACCAAGAGACGTGTctcttgaaggaaaccctgtCATTATAAGGAATTTTGTGATGGCTACCAAAACTGGACATCTTTTTGATGTCGATATCGTACAGAACAAAATCCAGGAGCTGTATTATTCTTCAGGGAGTATTATCACTTCGTTTGACGTTCATCCTGTCGA CTCCCAGCTTTGTTCCTGTGATGGAAATGGTAAAATGACACTATATAACCTCGAAGACAAACAGGCCATTATGAGTTTGAGCGTACCCATCCAGAGAACCCGTCGTGGAAGAATCACCGTGCTCAGCTATTCCCCATGTG GAACGTATCTTCTTGGTGGCGCGGAAAACGGTTACATTTGGGTCATCAATCCTGCTACGATGATCATCAGTTCGGATAGTCCGTTGCAAAACACcgttgaaaaaataaattttctgagTTTTTCACCAGactcaaaatatttcgtttttgtT gatgatGAAGGTTGTATTGGTTTACTCCATCGGGAATATGAATGCTGGAAACTCATCGGCAGATGTTTATCCCACAAAGTGGTAGACATATTATTTATATCAAACGAAAAATTTCTTACGATTGGAGACGACAGG CATTTAGTCCAGTATAAAATCGACGCAAACGAAACAGTGGGCACGGATAGGCTGATGATTGACGAACGTTTTAAAATTGAACAATCGGCTCATAGCACAGCGTTTCTACTGCTACCATCAGATCAACTATTGGTGgcaaacgatcaattcaaattcaagataTTCAATCTAAATTCATCGTTTGGCATATTACATACCTTCTTGGCGCCCTTTCACGATGGACCAATTCGAAAACTATCT CTTTTACCCGGAGATCACTTCTTCACGTTTATGACTGATAAAAACATCTACATTCATCAACTACCAATCGATGGCAATCCATTCAAATATTTGGGGACTTTTTCTCATCCCAAGAAGCTGCGGGCTATGCATAACATGCGAGACCATTTTGTGTTCTGCTACGGGGAGGGAGATCATGGCATCAGCATGTGGAGGATCAATGCTAT ACCGCTGATTGAAAATCAAAAGTTTTGCGGGTCCGGTTTGGACCCGTACTGTTCACTTCTTCCCGGTGGCAAAAGCGGATGCTATGTGAAGGAAATGCTGAGCTTATTCTTCTACAACCAAATCTCGCCAAAGCACAACGAAGAAGATACGGACATTTCG gAAGACAACCTCACCAAAGAAATCGAACAAATGGGAACATTATTCCTCACATTCGAAGAAGTCGTAAAACTGTTTCTAAGCCATAGGACACTAGCGAACCCGGATTGTGAAGAAATTCGAGCGGCGATAACTTTGGCAACGAAAGGAGTTTTTGATCCGGTCGATCTACAGCTATTCAACGAACAGTTGGCCGTCCTCGGCGAGAAGATGGACCCGAAAGCGATGGAGTTCTATTGCCGAGCACTATTTCCAGAGTACACACCTGACACCGAGGCGGACAAATTTCTGGTCCCGTTGGATGAATTGGTAGAAAAACTATGTTAA
- the LOC109401435 gene encoding cilia- and flagella-associated protein 251 isoform X1, producing MGEIVPYTEKTESFEDLQHRCQPFKLEWIFGFNPRIPVVNLTSSREVKEMVMASGNSMIFYKFENQVESIQTLVGHKGSINTITVDGSGRFVASSDSTYCINIWDREAVPDGPPVAIRTIYEPLKANEINTVGLSHDARYLIAACSGSQQQLLLIWQWTVGNDSPDDCISLPPRLGKTKNIRFCTDLGRKNHFVVTMENAVIFGYFDSKNQKLHIEVPKKHGFQDYNDSTFVDDTSRAVSVTAAGMAIIWSDDKKVFTPIKKQFLKYLHLKYASINVIKCCDQKLVTGDDDGEIRFYDIHMRILYWFKQEDPEPIRTISFNILSRKYVLDNGQEHSPEDTDEEVLSYDALPRDVSLEGNPVIIRNFVMATKTGHLFDVDIVQNKIQELYYSSGSIITSFDVHPVDSQLCSCDGNGKMTLYNLEDKQAIMSLSVPIQRTRRGRITVLSYSPCGTYLLGGAENGYIWVINPATMIISSDSPLQNTVEKINFLSFSPDSKYFVFVDDEGCIGLLHREYECWKLIGRCLSHKVVDILFISNEKFLTIGDDRHLVQYKIDANETVGTDRLMIDERFKIEQSAHSTAFLLLPSDQLLVANDQFKFKIFNLNSSFGILHTFLAPFHDGPIRKLSLLPGDHFFTFMTDKNIYIHQLPIDGNPFKYLGTFSHPKKLRAMHNMRDHFVFCYGEGDHGISMWRINAIPLIENQKFCGSGLDPYCSLLPGGKSGCYVKEMLSLFFYNQISPKHNEEDTDISIRDAMDVRDVPNYMRSIGFHMTQFEEDNLTKEIEQMGTLFLTFEEVVKLFLSHRTLANPDCEEIRAAITLATKGVFDPVDLQLFNEQLAVLGEKMDPKAMEFYCRALFPEYTPDTEADKFLVPLDELVEKLC from the exons ATGGGTGAAATAGTGCCTTACACTGAAAAGACCGAATCTTTCGAAGATCTCCAGCATCGATGCCAACCATTT AAACTGGAATGGATCTTCGGATTCAACCCAAGAATTCCCGTGGTCAACCTGACGAGTAGCCGCGAGGTCAAAGAGATGGTCATGGCTTCAGGGAATTCTATGATTTTCTACAAATTTGAGAATCAAGTGGAGTCTATTCAAACCTTGGTTGGTCAT AAAGGCTCTATCAATACGATAACCGTTGATGGCAGTGGTCGCTTCGTTGCATCATCAGACAGCACCTACTGTATCAATATTTGGGATCGAGAAGCAGTTCCGGACGGACCACCCGTTGCCATTCGGACCATTTATGAACCATTGAAAGCGAACGAGATCAATACGGTGGGACTGAGTCACGATGCGAGATACCTGATTGCGGCTTGCAGTGGATCTCAGCAGCAACTTCTGTTGATATGGCAGTGGACCGTCGGTAACGACAGTCCTGATG ACTGTATTTCTTTGCCACCACGACTGGGTAAAACGAAAAACATTAGATTTTGCACAGATCTTGGAAGAAAAAATCATTTCGTAGTCACTATGGAAAACGCTGTTATCTTTGGATATTTTGACTCGAAAAATCAAAAGCTTCACATAGAGGTGCCAAAAAAGCATGGATTTCAGGATTACAATGATTCAACTTTCGTCGATGACACCTCCAGGGCTGTATCGGTCACGGCCGCTGGTATGGCTATTATCTGGAGTGATGACAAAAAAGTATTTACTCCCATAAAGAAGCAGTTCCTGAAGTATCTCCATCTGAAATACGCATCGATCAATGTGATAAAGTGTTGTGATCAAAAGCTAGTGACCGGTGATGACGATGGAGAGATTAGGTTCTATGACATCCACATGAGGATTCTTTATTGGTTCAAACAGGAAGATCCGGAGCCAATTCGAACAATTTCGTTCAACATCTTGTCGAGAAAGTACGTTTTGGACAACGGGCAAGAGCATTCGCCAG AGGACACCGACGAGGAAGTGCTATCCTACGATGCATTACCAAGAGACGTGTctcttgaaggaaaccctgtCATTATAAGGAATTTTGTGATGGCTACCAAAACTGGACATCTTTTTGATGTCGATATCGTACAGAACAAAATCCAGGAGCTGTATTATTCTTCAGGGAGTATTATCACTTCGTTTGACGTTCATCCTGTCGA CTCCCAGCTTTGTTCCTGTGATGGAAATGGTAAAATGACACTATATAACCTCGAAGACAAACAGGCCATTATGAGTTTGAGCGTACCCATCCAGAGAACCCGTCGTGGAAGAATCACCGTGCTCAGCTATTCCCCATGTG GAACGTATCTTCTTGGTGGCGCGGAAAACGGTTACATTTGGGTCATCAATCCTGCTACGATGATCATCAGTTCGGATAGTCCGTTGCAAAACACcgttgaaaaaataaattttctgagTTTTTCACCAGactcaaaatatttcgtttttgtT gatgatGAAGGTTGTATTGGTTTACTCCATCGGGAATATGAATGCTGGAAACTCATCGGCAGATGTTTATCCCACAAAGTGGTAGACATATTATTTATATCAAACGAAAAATTTCTTACGATTGGAGACGACAGG CATTTAGTCCAGTATAAAATCGACGCAAACGAAACAGTGGGCACGGATAGGCTGATGATTGACGAACGTTTTAAAATTGAACAATCGGCTCATAGCACAGCGTTTCTACTGCTACCATCAGATCAACTATTGGTGgcaaacgatcaattcaaattcaagataTTCAATCTAAATTCATCGTTTGGCATATTACATACCTTCTTGGCGCCCTTTCACGATGGACCAATTCGAAAACTATCT CTTTTACCCGGAGATCACTTCTTCACGTTTATGACTGATAAAAACATCTACATTCATCAACTACCAATCGATGGCAATCCATTCAAATATTTGGGGACTTTTTCTCATCCCAAGAAGCTGCGGGCTATGCATAACATGCGAGACCATTTTGTGTTCTGCTACGGGGAGGGAGATCATGGCATCAGCATGTGGAGGATCAATGCTAT ACCGCTGATTGAAAATCAAAAGTTTTGCGGGTCCGGTTTGGACCCGTACTGTTCACTTCTTCCCGGTGGCAAAAGCGGATGCTATGTGAAGGAAATGCTGAGCTTATTCTTCTACAACCAAATCTCGCCAAAGCACAACGAAGAAGATACGGACATTTCG ATACGCGATGCAATGGATGTTAGAGATGTACCAAACTATATGAGAAGCATTGGGTTTCATATGACTCAATTTGAG gAAGACAACCTCACCAAAGAAATCGAACAAATGGGAACATTATTCCTCACATTCGAAGAAGTCGTAAAACTGTTTCTAAGCCATAGGACACTAGCGAACCCGGATTGTGAAGAAATTCGAGCGGCGATAACTTTGGCAACGAAAGGAGTTTTTGATCCGGTCGATCTACAGCTATTCAACGAACAGTTGGCCGTCCTCGGCGAGAAGATGGACCCGAAAGCGATGGAGTTCTATTGCCGAGCACTATTTCCAGAGTACACACCTGACACCGAGGCGGACAAATTTCTGGTCCCGTTGGATGAATTGGTAGAAAAACTATGTTAA